In Pleurocapsa sp. PCC 7319, the following are encoded in one genomic region:
- a CDS encoding TIGR03032 family protein, with amino-acid sequence MMIQPATKADTNAQQEGIREVRYEYSNNLVNILNRLNISLFFSTYQAGKLGVVTVKNTSLNISFHNFERAMGMAISLTQMAVGGKDWIYFLKNDSNLAPQIEPPGSYDACFLTRGAQYTGDISIHDLAWGSQELWMVNTRFSCLCTLSNNYNFLPQWRPSFISAIAPEDRCHLNGLAMVNGMPKYVTVLGQTDSPGGWRDNKASGGCILEVPSSKLITDGLSMPHSPRVFQNLLWVLNSGYGEIATVNLASGKQEKIVSLPGYTRGLALLGQYAFVGLSKIRETAIFGNLPICDRFKELKCGIYIVDLQTRQIISCLEFQEGIDEIFDVQISQCSSAMISGPYVVTDGANQIWSLPASSRSI; translated from the coding sequence ATGATGATTCAACCTGCAACTAAAGCTGATACTAATGCCCAACAAGAGGGGATACGGGAAGTCCGTTATGAGTACAGTAATAATTTGGTTAACATTCTCAATCGCCTCAATATTTCCTTGTTTTTCTCGACATATCAAGCAGGTAAACTGGGAGTCGTAACGGTTAAAAACACTTCTCTCAATATTAGTTTCCATAACTTTGAGCGAGCGATGGGTATGGCAATCAGTCTTACTCAAATGGCAGTGGGGGGCAAAGACTGGATTTATTTTCTGAAAAATGACTCGAATTTAGCTCCTCAAATTGAACCACCTGGTAGTTATGATGCTTGTTTTTTGACTAGAGGCGCGCAATATACGGGAGATATTTCAATTCACGATTTAGCTTGGGGGAGTCAAGAATTATGGATGGTTAATACGCGGTTTTCCTGTCTTTGTACTTTGTCTAATAACTATAACTTTTTACCGCAATGGCGACCATCTTTTATTAGCGCGATCGCCCCAGAAGATCGTTGTCATCTTAACGGTTTAGCGATGGTTAATGGAATGCCGAAATACGTTACTGTCTTGGGTCAAACTGATAGTCCTGGAGGTTGGCGAGACAATAAAGCTAGTGGCGGTTGTATTTTGGAAGTTCCTAGTAGCAAACTAATTACTGACGGTTTATCGATGCCCCATTCTCCTAGAGTGTTTCAAAATCTTTTGTGGGTACTCAATTCGGGATATGGGGAAATTGCAACAGTAAATCTAGCTTCTGGCAAACAGGAAAAAATTGTCTCCTTACCTGGCTACACTCGTGGACTAGCATTGTTGGGTCAGTATGCTTTTGTTGGTTTATCCAAGATTCGAGAAACAGCTATTTTTGGCAATTTACCGATCTGCGATCGCTTTAAAGAATTAAAATGTGGAATTTATATCGTAGACTTACAGACACGACAGATAATTAGTTGTTTGGAATTTCAAGAAGGCATTGATGAAATTTTTGATGTTCAGATTTCTCAATGTTCTTCAGCAATGATTTCTGGTCCTTATGTTGTAACTGATGGTGCGAATCAAATATGGTCTTTACCAGCTAGTAGTAGATCAATTTAG
- a CDS encoding acetate/propionate family kinase produces the protein MIVLVLNAGSSSQKSCLYILDDFIPDTPPEPLWEAHLDWTVTQEGGILTVKSNDIKQQIEVKQRETALKVLLNTLITEETKVLESLEQIDVVGHRVVHGGAKYNQATVITPEVKQAIADLIPLAPNHNPAHLAGINTIEEILPQVPQVAVFDTAFHTTIPPQAKVYPLPYEYYEQGVQRYGFHGISHQYCAKRTAQVLQKPLKSLKIVSCHLGNGCSLAAIKDGICIATTMGFTPLEGLMMGTRCGSIDPQIPLYLMQKYDLDVEKVSQILNQESGFKGVSGISADLRAILKAIASGNQQAQLAFNIYLHRLRNAIGAMVASLNGLDVLVFTAGVGENSSIVREKTCAGLTYLGLQLDLAKNNTFSVDDNIAAKNSSVQVLVIHTQEDWEIAIQASMQV, from the coding sequence ATGATCGTCTTAGTACTTAATGCTGGTTCTAGTAGTCAGAAAAGCTGCCTTTACATTTTAGACGATTTCATTCCAGATACTCCCCCAGAACCTTTATGGGAGGCTCATCTAGATTGGACAGTGACTCAAGAGGGGGGAATTCTGACTGTAAAAAGCAATGATATTAAACAGCAAATAGAAGTTAAACAAAGGGAGACTGCTTTAAAAGTTCTCTTGAATACTTTAATTACAGAAGAAACTAAGGTATTAGAAAGTCTTGAGCAGATCGATGTGGTTGGTCATCGAGTAGTACATGGTGGAGCAAAATATAATCAAGCTACTGTAATTACCCCTGAAGTCAAGCAAGCGATCGCTGATCTAATTCCCCTCGCTCCTAACCATAACCCTGCCCATTTAGCGGGAATAAATACTATCGAAGAAATCTTACCCCAAGTACCCCAAGTTGCAGTTTTTGATACGGCTTTTCATACCACAATTCCCCCACAGGCAAAAGTATATCCTTTACCCTATGAATACTATGAACAAGGGGTTCAGCGTTATGGGTTTCACGGTATTAGTCACCAATATTGTGCCAAGCGTACTGCCCAAGTTTTACAAAAACCCCTAAAATCCCTCAAAATTGTTTCTTGTCACTTAGGTAATGGTTGTTCTTTGGCTGCCATTAAAGATGGAATCTGTATTGCTACAACTATGGGTTTTACACCCTTAGAAGGTTTAATGATGGGAACTCGCTGCGGCTCAATCGATCCTCAAATTCCTCTTTATCTGATGCAAAAATATGACTTGGATGTAGAGAAAGTAAGCCAAATACTTAATCAAGAATCAGGTTTTAAAGGAGTTTCTGGTATCTCTGCGGATCTCAGAGCCATTTTAAAGGCGATCGCCAGTGGTAATCAACAAGCACAACTGGCTTTTAATATTTATCTTCATCGTCTCAGAAATGCTATTGGTGCCATGGTTGCGAGTCTTAATGGTTTAGATGTCTTGGTTTTTACGGCTGGAGTAGGGGAAAATTCCAGTATTGTTCGCGAAAAAACCTGTGCTGGTTTGACTTATCTAGGATTGCAATTAGATTTAGCTAAAAATAATACTTTCTCCGTAGATGATAATATTGCGGCTAAAAATTCCTCAGTACAAGTATTGGTAATTCATACTCAAGAAGATTGGGAGATCGCTATTCAAGCATCAATGCAAGTTTGA
- a CDS encoding ShlB/FhaC/HecB family hemolysin secretion/activation protein — MLTPNIFWQQLELNQLSKVDLKVDIHRYLSSPSISWLALALVFTGVQPLNAEEVGLIKTAEHKDSSHHYSELLTKSLPIPKTKTQERGNNQQKSLSTPAHQDSIIAQNSDDIPEEIVVKNFEVVGSSVFSREELVAKIKPYRNRPLTLPELFQVKSVITKLYTDRGYVNSGAYIPPQELDDGTVKIAVLEGQLEEINVSGTKHLSPKYISSRLEAAAGKPLNVDSLLSALQLLRLNPLIDNISAELSAGIRPGTSLLDIEIKEADVFNISTSLNNNRSPSVGSNQRSVGLNHGNLFGFGDQFSFNYTNTEGSNSFDFAYALPVNTKNGTIKAAYSSNDNDVIEEPFTPLDIESKSRYYELSFRQPLILKPNQEFSIGLSLSHTDSESFLLDDTFPLSRGADENGETRISAIRLFQEFVNRNDKQVLAFRSQFSIGVDALNATINDDQPDSTFFAWRGQSQWVRELDEDLLLLLRGDAQLSGGSLVSLEQFRIGGVSSARGYRQDLSLGDNGLFASAELRIPILRLRKIDGLVQIAPFIDIGTVWNNDEVEIANTTLPSLGVGLNFATGTNFNARLDWGIPIVNIDNEGDSLQEDGIYFSIDYNFF; from the coding sequence ATGTTGACTCCAAATATTTTTTGGCAACAGTTAGAATTAAATCAACTCAGCAAAGTTGATTTAAAGGTTGATATACATAGATATCTATCTTCCCCCTCAATTTCTTGGCTAGCTTTAGCATTAGTATTCACAGGGGTACAGCCGTTAAATGCTGAGGAAGTAGGTTTAATCAAAACAGCTGAACATAAAGATAGTTCCCATCATTACTCAGAGCTGTTAACTAAATCTCTACCCATACCTAAAACAAAAACTCAAGAACGAGGCAATAACCAGCAAAAATCTTTGAGTACTCCGGCTCATCAGGACTCAATTATTGCTCAAAACTCTGATGATATTCCTGAAGAAATTGTGGTTAAAAATTTTGAGGTGGTTGGCAGTAGTGTTTTTAGTAGAGAAGAGCTAGTTGCAAAAATTAAACCTTATCGTAATCGTCCTCTAACTTTACCAGAGCTATTTCAAGTTAAAAGTGTGATCACTAAACTTTACACCGATCGAGGATATGTCAATTCTGGTGCATATATACCTCCCCAGGAACTTGATGATGGTACAGTCAAGATCGCCGTTTTGGAAGGTCAATTAGAAGAAATTAACGTCTCAGGAACCAAACATCTCTCCCCAAAATATATCTCCTCTCGTCTTGAGGCTGCTGCGGGAAAGCCCTTGAATGTTGACTCTTTATTGTCTGCTCTACAGTTATTACGGCTTAATCCTCTAATTGATAATATTTCGGCAGAATTATCGGCAGGTATTCGTCCTGGAACAAGCTTACTCGATATTGAAATTAAAGAGGCAGATGTTTTTAATATTTCCACTAGTCTTAATAACAATAGATCGCCTAGCGTCGGCAGTAATCAGCGTTCTGTCGGTTTAAATCACGGTAATTTATTCGGGTTTGGAGATCAATTTAGCTTTAACTATACCAATACCGAAGGCAGCAATAGTTTTGATTTTGCCTATGCTCTGCCTGTAAACACCAAAAATGGCACGATTAAAGCAGCTTACAGTAGTAATGATAATGATGTGATCGAAGAACCCTTTACCCCTCTCGATATTGAATCTAAATCACGCTATTATGAGTTAAGTTTTCGTCAGCCTCTAATACTCAAACCAAATCAAGAATTTTCTATCGGCTTGAGTCTCTCCCATACTGATAGCGAATCTTTTCTTCTTGATGACACATTTCCTTTATCTCGTGGTGCCGATGAAAATGGAGAAACTAGAATTAGTGCCATCAGGTTATTTCAAGAATTTGTTAATCGAAATGATAAACAGGTATTAGCATTTCGTTCTCAATTCAGTATTGGGGTGGATGCTCTCAATGCAACCATCAATGATGATCAGCCTGACAGTACTTTTTTTGCTTGGCGAGGACAAAGCCAATGGGTAAGAGAGCTAGATGAAGATCTTTTATTGCTTTTACGGGGAGATGCTCAATTATCAGGTGGAAGTTTAGTCTCTTTAGAACAGTTCCGGATTGGCGGAGTTAGTAGTGCTAGAGGTTATCGTCAGGATTTGAGTTTGGGAGATAATGGACTATTTGCCTCGGCAGAGTTACGAATCCCGATTCTCAGATTGAGAAAAATTGATGGCTTAGTCCAAATTGCCCCTTTCATTGATATTGGCACAGTCTGGAACAATGATGAGGTTGAGATTGCCAATACGACTCTTCCTTCCTTAGGAGTAGGCTTGAATTTCGCTACGGGAACTAATTTTAATGCTCGTTTAGATTGGGGGATTCCTATAGTAAATATCGACAATGAGGGTGATTCTCTTCAAGAAGATGGGATTTACTTTTCCATCGATTACAACTTCTTCTAG
- a CDS encoding YihY/virulence factor BrkB family protein gives MNLRKIGRLLQETFNEWQKDKASRIAAALAYYTVFSISPLLVIAIAIAGKFFGQEAAQEEITQQLTALVGEDGVKPILLALNNISQPKIRGIASLISIGVLFIGASGMFAQLQDALNTVWNVKPHPGQGIKPFIRKRISSFLMVLVIGFLVVLSLILSTVVSAVSKYQLDFLPGSTLLWENLDFILSLSLMTFVFGLMFKYVPDVKIAWKDVLVGSIITALLFLFGKFLLGLYLSTGSLGSAYGAAGSLIVFLAWVYYSAQIILLGAEFTQVYTRMYGSKMRPSRHSRFD, from the coding sequence ATGAATTTACGTAAAATCGGACGATTGCTCCAAGAAACATTTAATGAGTGGCAAAAGGACAAGGCATCTCGTATCGCTGCTGCTTTAGCCTATTACACAGTCTTTTCTATTTCACCTTTACTAGTAATTGCGATCGCGATTGCGGGGAAATTTTTTGGACAAGAAGCGGCTCAAGAAGAAATTACCCAACAGTTAACTGCCTTAGTCGGAGAAGATGGGGTCAAACCAATTCTGCTGGCACTCAACAATATTAGCCAGCCTAAAATCAGAGGAATTGCTTCTTTAATTAGTATTGGAGTGCTGTTTATTGGGGCTTCAGGAATGTTTGCTCAACTGCAAGATGCTTTGAATACTGTCTGGAACGTTAAACCTCATCCAGGACAGGGAATTAAGCCATTTATTCGCAAACGTATATCTTCGTTTTTAATGGTACTGGTGATCGGATTTTTGGTAGTACTATCTTTAATTTTGAGTACAGTTGTCTCTGCTGTGAGTAAATACCAATTAGACTTTTTGCCAGGTTCAACACTTTTGTGGGAAAACTTAGATTTTATTTTGTCTTTGAGTCTGATGACTTTTGTTTTTGGTTTGATGTTTAAATATGTTCCAGATGTCAAAATTGCCTGGAAAGATGTCTTAGTAGGCTCAATAATTACAGCCTTATTATTTCTATTTGGTAAATTCCTATTAGGTCTTTATCTCAGTACAGGAAGTTTGGGTTCAGCTTATGGTGCAGCAGGCTCTTTGATTGTGTTTCTTGCCTGGGTATACTATTCAGCTCAAATTATTTTGTTAGGTGCGGAATTCACCCAAGTCTATACTCGGATGTATGGCTCAAAAATGCGACCAAGTAGACATTCTCGATTCGATTAA
- a CDS encoding ELWxxDGT repeat protein, with protein MENNLSQVVLVKDIRPGANNYGYVYSSSPSNLTEFNDQLYFTANDGDNGDELWVSDGTTEGTQLVADIHPGSSDYGNAYGSYISNFTEFSDKLYFTANDGENGFELWVSDGTTEGTQLLVDIRTGTSNYGYYGSFPSSFTEFNDKLYFTANDGENGNELWVTDGTTSGTQLVADIRPGTSDYGDAYSSFISYLTEFNDKLYFTANDGDNGDELWVSDGTTEGTQLVADIHPGSSNYDYAYGSYASNFAEFNDKLYFTANNGENGNELWVTDGSTEGTQLLVDINPGSSDYGDAYSSYASNFIEFNDQLYFTANDGDNGNELWVTDGSTEETQLVTDIRPGSSSSYASNFIEFNDKLYFTANDGDNGNELWVTDGSTEGTQLLVDINPGTSNYGYAYSSYASNFIEFNDKLYFTANDGDNGNELWVSDGTTEGTQLVTDIRPGSSNNSYIYSSSPNNLTEFNGQLYFTANDGDNGNELWVSDGTSEGTQLLVDIRPGSSDYGYIYGSYASDFIEFNEQLYFTADDGENGRELWVSDGTSEGTQLLVDIRPGSSDYGYNYGSVPDDLTEFNDQLYFTANDGENGRELWVSDGTSEGTQLLVDINPGSSDYGYNYGSYARNLTEFNEQLYFTANDGDNGNELWVSDGTSEGTQLLVDINPGSSDYGYNYGSYARNLTEFNEQLYFTADDGEHGNELWVSDGTTEGTQLLVDIRPGSSDYGYNYSSSPDNLTEFNGQLYFTAHDGEHGNELWVSDGTTEGTQLLVDIRPGSNDYGYNYSSSPDNLTEFNGQLYFTADDGENGNELWVSDGTTEGTQLLVDIRPGSSSYGNAYGSYASSFAEFNGKLYFTANDGENGNELWVSDGTTEGTQLVADIRPGSSDNSYAYSSYPSNLTITDDELFFSANDGENGDELFKLTVDDSPTVISGTNRPDNLVGTNGADEIEGLKGQDTLDGSAGNDTLLGGNGKDKLVGGTGDDILTGGAGKDIFVVSPGDGEDTIVDFELGRDRLGLAGDLEFNDLTFSGNTIQTGDELLATLNGLNTEDLTVHDFLGL; from the coding sequence ATGGAAAACAATTTAAGTCAAGTTGTATTAGTTAAAGATATTCGTCCTGGTGCTAATAATTACGGTTATGTCTATAGTTCTTCTCCCTCTAATCTAACTGAGTTCAACGATCAGCTATATTTCACCGCCAATGATGGTGACAATGGTGATGAACTTTGGGTCAGCGATGGTACCACCGAGGGAACTCAATTGGTTGCCGATATTCACCCTGGTAGTAGTGATTACGGCAATGCTTATGGCTCTTATATCAGTAATTTTACTGAGTTCAGCGATAAATTATATTTCACCGCCAATGATGGCGAAAATGGTTTTGAGTTATGGGTCAGTGATGGTACCACCGAGGGAACTCAATTATTAGTCGATATTCGTACTGGGACTAGCAACTACGGTTATTATGGTTCTTTTCCGAGTAGCTTCACTGAGTTCAATGACAAGCTATATTTTACTGCCAATGACGGCGAAAATGGCAATGAACTCTGGGTAACCGACGGTACAACTAGTGGTACCCAATTAGTTGCCGATATTCGCCCTGGAACTAGTGATTACGGTGATGCTTATAGTTCCTTTATCAGTTACTTGACCGAGTTCAATGACAAGCTATATTTTACCGCCAATGATGGTGACAATGGTGATGAACTTTGGGTCAGCGATGGTACCACCGAGGGAACTCAATTGGTTGCCGATATTCACCCTGGTAGTAGTAATTATGATTATGCTTATGGTTCCTATGCCAGTAATTTTGCCGAGTTCAACGATAAATTATATTTCACGGCCAATAATGGCGAAAATGGTAATGAACTCTGGGTAACCGATGGCTCCACCGAAGGAACTCAATTGCTGGTTGATATCAATCCTGGTAGTAGTGATTACGGTGACGCTTATAGTTCCTATGCCAGTAACTTTATCGAGTTCAACGATCAGCTATATTTCACGGCTAATGATGGTGACAATGGCAATGAACTCTGGGTAACCGATGGCTCCACCGAAGAAACTCAATTAGTTACTGATATCCGCCCTGGTAGCAGTAGTTCCTATGCCAGTAATTTTATTGAGTTCAACGATAAATTATATTTCACGGCTAATGATGGTGACAATGGCAATGAACTCTGGGTAACCGATGGCTCCACCGAGGGCACTCAATTGCTGGTCGACATTAATCCTGGAACTAGTAATTACGGCTATGCTTATAGTTCCTATGCCAGTAATTTTATTGAGTTCAACGATAAATTATATTTCACGGCTAATGATGGTGACAATGGCAACGAACTCTGGGTCAGCGATGGCACCACCGAGGGCACTCAATTAGTTACTGATATCCGCCCTGGTAGCAGTAATAACAGCTATATTTATAGTTCTTCTCCTAATAATTTGACGGAGTTCAACGGCCAGCTATATTTCACCGCCAATGATGGTGACAATGGCAACGAGCTCTGGGTCAGTGATGGCACCTCTGAGGGCACTCAATTACTGGTCGACATTCGTCCAGGTAGTAGTGATTATGGTTATATCTACGGTTCCTATGCCAGTGATTTTATTGAGTTCAACGAGCAGTTATATTTCACGGCTGATGATGGTGAAAATGGTAGAGAACTCTGGGTCAGTGATGGCACCTCTGAGGGCACTCAATTGCTGGTCGACATTCGTCCAGGTAGTAGTGATTACGGTTATAATTATGGTTCTGTCCCCGATGATTTGACGGAGTTCAACGATCAGCTATATTTCACGGCTAATGATGGCGAAAACGGTAGAGAACTCTGGGTCAGCGATGGCACCTCTGAGGGCACTCAATTGCTGGTCGACATTAATCCTGGTAGTAGTGATTACGGTTATAATTATGGTTCCTATGCCCGTAACTTAACAGAGTTTAACGAGCAGCTGTATTTTACGGCCAATGATGGTGACAATGGCAATGAACTTTGGGTTAGCGATGGCACCTCTGAGGGCACTCAACTGCTGGTCGATATTAATCCTGGTAGTAGTGATTACGGTTATAATTATGGTTCCTATGCCCGTAACTTGACAGAGTTCAACGAGCAGTTATATTTCACAGCTGATGATGGTGAACATGGTAACGAACTCTGGGTCAGCGATGGCACTACCGAGGGCACTCAACTGCTGGTCGACATTCGTCCAGGTAGTAGTGATTACGGTTATAACTATAGTTCTTCTCCTGATAATTTGACAGAGTTCAACGGCCAGCTATATTTCACGGCCCATGATGGTGAACATGGTAATGAACTCTGGGTCAGCGATGGCACTACCGAGGGGACCCAACTGCTGGTCGACATTCGCCCTGGTAGTAATGATTACGGTTATAACTATAGTTCTTCTCCTGATAATTTGACAGAGTTCAACGGCCAGCTATATTTCACAGCTGATGATGGTGAAAATGGTAACGAACTCTGGGTCAGCGATGGCACCACCGAGGGCACTCAACTGCTGGTCGACATTCGTCCAGGTAGTAGTAGTTACGGCAATGCTTATGGCTCCTATGCTAGTAGCTTTGCCGAGTTCAACGGTAAGCTATATTTCACGGCCAATGATGGTGAAAATGGTAACGAACTCTGGGTCAGCGATGGCACCACCGAAGGGACTCAATTAGTTGCTGATATCCGCCCTGGTAGTAGTGATAACAGTTATGCTTATAGTTCTTATCCCAGCAATTTAACCATTACTGATGATGAATTATTTTTTAGTGCGAATGATGGTGAAAATGGTGATGAGCTGTTTAAGTTAACCGTTGATGATTCACCTACTGTTATTAGTGGTACTAATCGCCCTGATAATCTTGTGGGGACGAATGGTGCAGACGAAATTGAAGGCTTAAAGGGTCAAGATACCCTTGATGGTAGTGCTGGTAATGATACTCTCCTTGGCGGCAATGGCAAAGATAAGCTAGTTGGTGGTACTGGCGATGATATTTTAACTGGCGGGGCTGGAAAAGATATCTTTGTTGTTAGCCCTGGTGATGGAGAAGATACTATTGTTGATTTTGAGTTGGGACGCGATCGCCTTGGTTTAGCTGGAGATCTGGAATTTAACGATCTGACTTTTTCTGGAAATACAATTCAAACAGGTGATGAACTATTAGCAACTCTGAATGGTTTGAATACTGAAGACCTCACGGTTCATGACTTTTTGGGCCTCTAA
- a CDS encoding filamentous hemagglutinin N-terminal domain-containing protein, with the protein MNSSLASNNKYFFCFTSIFFIASYLLYGEALGQIVPDNTLPQNSIVTTNEGIMEITGGTSVGSNLFHSFSEFSLTTGNTAFFDNAINIQNILSRITGGGISNIDGLIKANGTANLFLINPSGIVFGENATLDLGGSFIAGTANSIKFTDGSEFSAINPQAPPLLTVNIPIGLQYGTNSGDVTVKGSGHNAFFDFDTFTVDRFERNSGLEVAPNQTLGLAGKNILLEGGNLTAPEGNLELISIGEAGTVELIPGDLGWNFAYSELGGNIDLTNSASINVSGKGSGNIQIQASVVNLTDGSAIFAETEGNTPGSLTHITANDVNIIGTDPDINLPSSIWSNVLFDATEDGGDVLIEAGSLLLKGGGQVNVNTFGLGNAGQMNIRAQDIKVIGESEYGDFFSGLFAQPDIFLTGKGGNILIEADSLLIADGAQVNATTFGEGNAGSVIIKAKEIELTGTSELGISGLFTSSEAEGKGGDLTIETNSLKILDGAQIFVGTRGSGNAGNLRITADQIELSGGDELGASGIYGSALLGTGAGGNLNLDINKLSIQDGATISVSNFFSRGDGEPGQGSAGSINIKANSLEMSSTNSEFPSSITASTNDGGGGNINLNIAGDIALNNNSEIIADTRGNADGGNINITGDQFNLNNQSQVSVDSDGAGQAGNIEIRVDSLNANQGKISANSTQTGGGDITLIANSTLLDNDSELSTSVFNGNGGGGDVTIDSKFIIVRDDSAIRANAIQGDGGNINIDTEVILQSLDSEITASSEFGLDGVVEINSPDTDNQIGLLELPEKIVDPTSLIAGQCLGKSNDTFAATGKGGLADNPSQSLRGESVWEDLRNFANAPSLARESDVTANDKIIEAKAWNINNKGNVELLSYIPQSNNRDYGELFNQCRS; encoded by the coding sequence ATGAATTCCTCACTAGCTAGCAATAATAAGTATTTCTTTTGCTTTACTTCCATCTTCTTCATAGCTTCATATTTGTTGTATGGTGAAGCTTTAGGGCAAATAGTTCCCGACAATACTTTGCCCCAAAACTCGATAGTTACAACTAATGAAGGCATTATGGAGATTACGGGGGGAACTAGCGTTGGCAGCAATTTATTTCATAGCTTTAGTGAATTCTCTTTAACTACTGGAAATACAGCGTTTTTTGATAATGCCATCAATATACAAAATATTCTCAGTAGAATTACGGGAGGGGGCATTTCTAATATTGATGGCTTAATTAAAGCTAATGGGACAGCAAATTTATTTTTGATTAATCCCAGTGGGATTGTTTTTGGGGAAAATGCGACCTTAGATCTAGGTGGATCTTTTATTGCTGGTACGGCAAATAGTATTAAGTTCACTGATGGAAGTGAGTTTAGTGCGATCAATCCTCAAGCTCCTCCTCTACTAACAGTTAATATCCCTATAGGTTTGCAATATGGTACTAATAGTGGCGATGTTACTGTCAAAGGCTCTGGTCACAACGCTTTTTTTGACTTTGATACTTTTACAGTAGATCGATTTGAACGCAACTCTGGGTTAGAGGTCGCACCAAATCAAACTCTGGGTTTAGCTGGCAAAAATATTTTGCTAGAAGGGGGGAATTTAACAGCACCAGAGGGCAATCTTGAATTAATTAGTATAGGTGAGGCAGGAACAGTTGAGCTTATTCCTGGCGACCTAGGATGGAATTTTGCCTATAGTGAATTAGGTGGCAACATTGATTTAACTAATTCCGCTTCTATTAATGTTAGTGGAAAAGGTAGTGGCAATATTCAAATTCAAGCTAGTGTGGTAAACCTAACTGATGGCTCAGCAATTTTCGCCGAAACTGAGGGCAATACCCCAGGTAGTTTAACTCATATTACTGCCAATGACGTCAATATAATTGGTACAGACCCGGACATCAATCTTCCAAGTTCAATATGGAGTAATGTCCTTTTCGATGCTACAGAGGATGGGGGCGATGTTCTAATTGAAGCTGGTAGTTTGTTACTGAAAGGCGGAGGACAAGTTAATGTCAATACTTTTGGACTGGGAAATGCTGGTCAGATGAACATTCGTGCTCAGGATATCAAGGTAATAGGTGAATCCGAATACGGCGACTTTTTTAGTGGTTTATTCGCTCAACCAGATATCTTTCTTACTGGCAAAGGAGGAAATATATTAATTGAAGCAGATAGCTTGCTAATTGCTGATGGAGCACAAGTTAACGCTACTACCTTTGGCGAGGGAAATGCAGGAAGTGTAATCATTAAGGCGAAAGAAATTGAATTAACTGGTACTTCAGAATTAGGTATCAGTGGATTGTTCACTTCTTCTGAGGCCGAAGGGAAAGGGGGAGATTTAACTATCGAGACCAATTCCTTAAAAATTCTTGATGGCGCACAAATATTTGTCGGTACTCGTGGTTCTGGTAATGCAGGTAACTTAAGAATTACAGCAGATCAGATTGAACTGTCTGGTGGAGATGAATTAGGGGCAAGCGGTATTTATGGCAGTGCCCTTCTCGGTACAGGAGCAGGGGGCAACCTTAACCTAGATATTAATAAGTTATCCATTCAAGATGGTGCAACCATTAGCGTTAGTAACTTTTTTAGTCGGGGAGATGGCGAACCAGGGCAGGGATCAGCGGGGAGTATCAATATCAAGGCAAATTCTCTTGAAATGAGCAGTACAAACTCTGAATTTCCTAGCAGTATTACTGCTTCCACTAACGATGGTGGTGGTGGCAACATTAATTTAAACATCGCCGGAGACATTGCTTTAAATAATAATAGCGAGATTATTGCCGATACCAGAGGTAATGCTGATGGGGGCAATATCAATATCACAGGCGATCAATTCAACCTCAATAATCAGAGTCAAGTTTCTGTTGATAGCGATGGCGCAGGGCAAGCGGGAAATATTGAGATTAGGGTCGATAGCCTTAATGCCAATCAAGGAAAAATCTCTGCTAATTCAACTCAAACAGGTGGAGGCGATATTACTTTGATTGCTAATTCTACTCTTCTGGACAACGATAGCGAACTCAGTACCAGCGTCTTTAATGGTAATGGCGGGGGTGGCGATGTGACAATTGATAGCAAATTTATTATCGTCAGAGATGACAGTGCAATTCGAGCTAACGCTATTCAAGGAGATGGCGGAAACATTAACATCGATACTGAGGTAATCTTGCAGTCTTTGGATAGTGAAATTACTGCTAGTTCGGAATTTGGCTTGGATGGTGTAGTGGAAATAAATAGCCCCGATACCGATAATCAAATTGGCTTGCTGGAATTACCTGAAAAGATTGTCGATCCTACTTCCCTCATTGCAGGACAGTGTTTAGGAAAGAGTAATGATACTTTTGCTGCAACAGGTAAGGGAGGATTAGCCGATAACCCCAGTCAAAGCCTGCGGGGAGAGTCGGTATGGGAAGATTTACGTAATTTTGCTAATGCCCCATCCCTAGCTAGAGAATCGGATGTTACGGCAAATGATAAGATTATTGAAGCTAAAGCCTGGAATATTAATAATAAAGGCAATGTAGAATTATTGAGCTATATCCCTCAATCCAATAATCGAGATTACGGGGAATTATTTAATCAGTGTCGAAGTTAG